Proteins encoded by one window of Pelmatolapia mariae isolate MD_Pm_ZW linkage group LG14, Pm_UMD_F_2, whole genome shotgun sequence:
- the serpinh1b gene encoding serpin H1b isoform X1 → MFSLPAPQRLLHTPLVFQNENRRNENISRVQLLLETDRMWMTNIVGLCLLALVASAEDVKLSTHATTLADKSANLAFSLYHTMAKEKDTENIIISPVVVASSLGLVALGGKASTASQVKTVLSADKLKDEHLHAGLSELLTEVSNAKTRNTTWKINNRLYGPSSVSFADEFVKNSKKHYNYDHSKINFRDKRSAVNSINEWAAKSTGGKLPEVTKDVQNPDGAMIVNAMFFKPHWEEKFHDKMVDTRGFLVTRSFTVGVPMMHRTGLYDFYEDTENKLFVLSMPLGQKQASMILIMPYHLEPLERLEKLLTRKQVDTWLSKMENRAVAISLPKISVEVSHNLQKHLAELGLTEAVDKAKADLSNISGKKDLYLSSVFHASALELDIEGNPYDTSIFGTEKLRNPKLFYVDHPFIFLVKDNKTNSILYIGRVVKPKGDKMRDEL, encoded by the exons ATGTTCTCACTGCCTGCTCCACAGAGATTACTACATACACCTCTTGTCTTTCAGAATGAAAATCGCAGAAATGAAAACATCTCAAG AGTGCAGCTGCTGTTGGAGACAGACAGGATGTGGATGACTAACATTGTAGGCCTTTGTCTGCTGGCCTTGGTGGCCTCTGCAGAGGATGTGAAGCTGAGCACCCACGCCACCACGCTGGCTGATAAAAGCGCCAACTTGGCCTTCAG CCTGTACCACACCATGGCAAAGGAGAAAGACACAGAGAACATCATCATTTCTCCTGTGGTGGTGGCCTCCTCTCTGGGGCTGGTGGCTCTTGGTGGCAAAGCCTCCACTGCCTCCCAGGTGAAAACAGTCCTCAGCGCTGACAAACTCAAGGATGAGCATCTGCACGCAGGCCTGTCAGAGCTCCTCACTGAG GTGAGCAACGCCAAGACACGCAACACCACCTGGAAAATCAACAACCGCCTCTACGGccccagctctgtgtccttcGCTGACGAGTTTGTGAAGAACAGCAAGAAGCACTACAACTACGACCACTCCAAAATCAATTTCAGGGACAAGAGGAGCGCAGTGAACTCCATCAACGAGTGGGCTGCCAAATCCACAGGCGGCAAGCTGCCCGAGGTCACCAAGGACGTGCAAAACCCAGACGGAGCCATGATTGTCAACGCCATGTTCTTCAAGC CTCACTGGGAGGAGAAATTCCACGATAAAATGGTGGACACCCGTGGTTTCCTGGTTACTCGCTCATTTACTGTCGGAGTTCCCATGATGCACCGCACAG GTCTTTATGATTTCTACGAGGACACAGAAAATAAACTCTTTGTGCTGAGCATGCCTCTGGGCCAGAAACAGGCCTCCATGATCCTTATCATGCCCTATCACCTGGAGCCCCTGGAGCGCCTGGAGAAGCTCTTGACAAGGAAGCAGGTGGACACTTGGCTCAGCAAGATGGAGAACAGAGCCGTAGCCATTTCCCTGCCTAAGATCTCAGTGGAAGTCAGCCACAATCTGCAG AAACACCTGGCTGAGCTGGGCCTGACAGAAGCTGTGGACAAAGCCAAGGCTGACCTGTCCAACATCTCTGGAAAGAAGGATCTCTACCTTTCCAGCGTCTTCCACGCATCAGCCCTGGAGCTTGACATCGAAGGAAACCCATACGACACAAGCATCTTTGGTACTGAGAAGCTGAGGAACCCCAAACTCTTCTACGTAGATCACCCCTTCATTTTCCTGGTAAAGGACAACAAGACCAACTCCATCCTGTACATCGGCAGAGTGGTTAAACCTAAAGGGGACAAAATGCGTGATGAGCTATAA
- the serpinh1b gene encoding serpin H1b isoform X2, with product MWMTNIVGLCLLALVASAEDVKLSTHATTLADKSANLAFSLYHTMAKEKDTENIIISPVVVASSLGLVALGGKASTASQVKTVLSADKLKDEHLHAGLSELLTEVSNAKTRNTTWKINNRLYGPSSVSFADEFVKNSKKHYNYDHSKINFRDKRSAVNSINEWAAKSTGGKLPEVTKDVQNPDGAMIVNAMFFKPHWEEKFHDKMVDTRGFLVTRSFTVGVPMMHRTGLYDFYEDTENKLFVLSMPLGQKQASMILIMPYHLEPLERLEKLLTRKQVDTWLSKMENRAVAISLPKISVEVSHNLQKHLAELGLTEAVDKAKADLSNISGKKDLYLSSVFHASALELDIEGNPYDTSIFGTEKLRNPKLFYVDHPFIFLVKDNKTNSILYIGRVVKPKGDKMRDEL from the exons ATGTGGATGACTAACATTGTAGGCCTTTGTCTGCTGGCCTTGGTGGCCTCTGCAGAGGATGTGAAGCTGAGCACCCACGCCACCACGCTGGCTGATAAAAGCGCCAACTTGGCCTTCAG CCTGTACCACACCATGGCAAAGGAGAAAGACACAGAGAACATCATCATTTCTCCTGTGGTGGTGGCCTCCTCTCTGGGGCTGGTGGCTCTTGGTGGCAAAGCCTCCACTGCCTCCCAGGTGAAAACAGTCCTCAGCGCTGACAAACTCAAGGATGAGCATCTGCACGCAGGCCTGTCAGAGCTCCTCACTGAG GTGAGCAACGCCAAGACACGCAACACCACCTGGAAAATCAACAACCGCCTCTACGGccccagctctgtgtccttcGCTGACGAGTTTGTGAAGAACAGCAAGAAGCACTACAACTACGACCACTCCAAAATCAATTTCAGGGACAAGAGGAGCGCAGTGAACTCCATCAACGAGTGGGCTGCCAAATCCACAGGCGGCAAGCTGCCCGAGGTCACCAAGGACGTGCAAAACCCAGACGGAGCCATGATTGTCAACGCCATGTTCTTCAAGC CTCACTGGGAGGAGAAATTCCACGATAAAATGGTGGACACCCGTGGTTTCCTGGTTACTCGCTCATTTACTGTCGGAGTTCCCATGATGCACCGCACAG GTCTTTATGATTTCTACGAGGACACAGAAAATAAACTCTTTGTGCTGAGCATGCCTCTGGGCCAGAAACAGGCCTCCATGATCCTTATCATGCCCTATCACCTGGAGCCCCTGGAGCGCCTGGAGAAGCTCTTGACAAGGAAGCAGGTGGACACTTGGCTCAGCAAGATGGAGAACAGAGCCGTAGCCATTTCCCTGCCTAAGATCTCAGTGGAAGTCAGCCACAATCTGCAG AAACACCTGGCTGAGCTGGGCCTGACAGAAGCTGTGGACAAAGCCAAGGCTGACCTGTCCAACATCTCTGGAAAGAAGGATCTCTACCTTTCCAGCGTCTTCCACGCATCAGCCCTGGAGCTTGACATCGAAGGAAACCCATACGACACAAGCATCTTTGGTACTGAGAAGCTGAGGAACCCCAAACTCTTCTACGTAGATCACCCCTTCATTTTCCTGGTAAAGGACAACAAGACCAACTCCATCCTGTACATCGGCAGAGTGGTTAAACCTAAAGGGGACAAAATGCGTGATGAGCTATAA